The Candidatus Dependentiae bacterium genome includes a window with the following:
- a CDS encoding ankyrin repeat domain-containing protein, whose amino-acid sequence MFKKVLLISLFAIMPLVAEQPHQSYWNRFAPTAAAFQKSFMRPFVGFKVALSKYNPFRSFSSVFAPTIYAYSGKSVDDRNVKVEFLTDLVKNSISMNDFPVGRYHYYPHLIKTALYLGANPNHTDEDGRSALYQAAAGSLDASEESVKILLDNGANANKKNTNHKDTPLHIAACCGSEKNVQELIAAKADVNAQDKWGHTPLREAIYCEHPERVKILLENGAIVNDQLIEKVKRSKDAHCGMRKYIIRNDKVLGVIKPNEAYIEIPAHERLCNNYSEMLEILNAHKNK is encoded by the coding sequence ATGTTTAAAAAAGTACTACTTATTTCACTGTTTGCGATAATGCCGCTTGTGGCTGAGCAACCACATCAATCGTATTGGAATCGCTTTGCACCGACCGCTGCAGCATTTCAAAAATCATTCATGCGTCCGTTTGTTGGATTTAAAGTTGCGCTGAGCAAATATAATCCATTTAGATCATTCAGCTCTGTATTTGCGCCAACAATTTACGCATATTCAGGAAAATCTGTTGATGATAGAAATGTTAAGGTTGAATTCTTAACTGATTTGGTAAAAAATTCAATATCTATGAATGATTTCCCCGTTGGGCGTTATCATTATTATCCACATCTTATAAAAACAGCTCTTTATCTGGGAGCCAATCCAAATCACACAGATGAAGATGGCAGATCAGCATTGTATCAAGCTGCAGCTGGATCATTGGACGCGAGCGAGGAATCGGTCAAAATTCTCTTAGACAATGGCGCAAATGCCAATAAGAAAAATACCAATCATAAAGATACACCTCTTCATATTGCAGCTTGCTGCGGTAGTGAAAAAAATGTTCAAGAATTAATTGCTGCAAAAGCGGACGTCAATGCTCAAGATAAATGGGGCCATACGCCACTTAGAGAAGCAATATATTGCGAACATCCTGAGCGTGTAAAAATTCTTCTTGAGAATGGCGCCATTGTAAATGATCAACTTATAGAAAAAGTAAAAAGATCAAAAGATGCTCATTGTGGAATGCGTAAATATATTATACGCAACGACAAAGTGCTAGGTGTAATTAAACCAAATGAAGCGTATATTGAAATTCCTGCTCATGAACGACTTTGCAATAACTATTCCGAAATGCTTGAAATTCTAAACGCTCATAAAAACAAATAA
- a CDS encoding phosphotransferase, whose product MSTLEKNVVQAWGAQGKEWLKNLPTIVEAITAKWQLTDLTPFTNLSYNYVLKGFQYKKPVVVKMGFDSLAIKQEGLTLDTYNGSGSVRLLDADLSMNALLIEHSLPGATLKPFFSQRDDQAIAQTISVIKRLHAIPVAEPTLFPDLQEWLKALENPHPALSTMHINKARELSSSLLATQKEKVLLHGDLHHENIVSSTRDHWLAIDPKGIWGDPTYEVGAFIRNPFPELLHQQNLNDIIARRVTLFAEHLNLDRQRIQEWAYVQAVLAACWAMEDGETDPLYAMIEAEILEIK is encoded by the coding sequence ATGTCTACCTTAGAAAAAAATGTAGTTCAAGCTTGGGGGGCACAAGGGAAAGAATGGCTTAAGAATCTGCCTACTATTGTCGAAGCAATAACAGCCAAATGGCAATTAACAGATCTGACGCCGTTTACGAACCTTTCGTACAATTATGTACTTAAAGGTTTCCAATATAAAAAGCCGGTTGTGGTAAAAATGGGCTTTGATAGTCTTGCCATAAAACAAGAAGGCTTGACGCTCGATACGTATAACGGAAGCGGCTCAGTTCGATTACTTGATGCTGATTTATCTATGAACGCTTTGCTTATTGAGCACTCACTTCCAGGAGCGACGCTGAAACCTTTTTTTTCACAGCGTGATGATCAAGCAATCGCGCAAACAATATCGGTTATAAAACGATTGCATGCAATTCCCGTAGCCGAACCGACGCTGTTTCCCGATCTTCAGGAATGGCTCAAAGCGCTAGAAAATCCACATCCTGCATTATCAACGATGCATATTAACAAAGCGCGCGAATTATCTAGTTCGTTACTCGCAACGCAAAAAGAAAAAGTATTGCTTCATGGCGATCTACATCACGAAAATATTGTATCAAGTACGCGCGATCATTGGCTTGCAATAGATCCTAAAGGAATTTGGGGCGATCCAACCTATGAAGTTGGTGCATTTATCAGAAACCCATTTCCAGAATTATTGCATCAGCAAAACCTCAATGATATTATTGCACGCCGCGTCACGCTTTTTGCAGAGCATCTAAACCTTGACCGCCAGCGAATCCAAGAATGGGCATATGTACAAGCAGTACTTGCAGCCTGTTGGGCAATGGAAGATGGAGAAACCGATCCGCTTTACGCAATGATCGAAGCAGAAATTCTTGAAATAAAATAA
- a CDS encoding type 1 glutamine amidotransferase: MSSVLSGVKIAMLVTDGFERPEMVDTRKGLQDAGATVTLISPKFPKVKALNHIEWADEFQVDLPLEKARAADFDAIVLPGGIINPDLLRIMPPAIKFIKDFVDAGKPIAAICHGPWTLIETGFVKGKKMTSWPSLKTDLINAGANWVDQKVVVDGKFVTSRMPADIPEFNEAVIKMLSKKS; this comes from the coding sequence ATGAGTTCAGTACTTTCTGGTGTAAAAATTGCAATGCTTGTTACCGATGGCTTTGAACGCCCAGAAATGGTTGATACACGTAAAGGGCTTCAAGATGCGGGCGCGACCGTCACATTAATTTCACCAAAATTCCCAAAAGTTAAAGCGCTCAATCATATAGAATGGGCCGATGAATTCCAAGTCGATCTCCCGCTTGAAAAAGCACGCGCGGCAGATTTTGATGCGATCGTATTGCCAGGCGGCATAATAAATCCCGATTTATTGCGCATCATGCCACCTGCCATCAAATTTATTAAAGATTTCGTTGATGCGGGTAAACCAATTGCAGCAATTTGCCATGGCCCTTGGACGCTCATTGAAACTGGTTTTGTTAAAGGAAAAAAGATGACTTCATGGCCTTCACTTAAAACCGATTTGATCAATGCAGGAGCAAACTGGGTTGATCAAAAAGTGGTTGTTGATGGCAAGTTCGTCACCAGCCGCATGCCTGCAGATATTCCTGAATTTAATGAAGCGGTTATTAAAATGCTTTCAAAAAAGAGCTAA
- a CDS encoding type I glyceraldehyde-3-phosphate dehydrogenase — MSMKRIAINGFGRIGKTFLRVIMADAAAKKDLEVVAINIGPAKTDLIGHLFQYDTLMGKFPGSVEQRGNELIIDGKKIILITESDPAKIDWKKLSIDWVVECSGKFTHREDAEKHLKAGAKKVLISAPATDEDVAIIPGVNDAMYDAKKHTIVSLGSCTTNAVFPLLKVLHDSCGLEQAMMMTTHAYTNTQVLLDVEAKDPRISRAAALNIIPTSTGAAKMVPKVMPELTGKVEMSSVRVPVGKVSLIELTFISTKKLSAEIINNAFTDASKKSMRGIIEVETKPLVSSDFSGNSSSVILDALLTRSLGTLSSVFGWYDNEWGYSCRLKDFLLRLS, encoded by the coding sequence ATGAGTATGAAGCGAATTGCAATTAATGGATTTGGAAGAATTGGGAAAACATTTCTGCGCGTTATTATGGCTGATGCTGCAGCAAAAAAAGATTTAGAGGTCGTTGCGATTAACATTGGCCCTGCCAAAACCGATTTAATCGGGCACCTTTTTCAATATGATACATTAATGGGCAAATTCCCAGGCAGCGTCGAACAGCGTGGGAATGAATTAATTATCGATGGCAAAAAAATTATTCTCATTACTGAATCGGATCCAGCTAAAATCGACTGGAAAAAACTTTCTATTGATTGGGTGGTGGAATGTTCAGGGAAATTTACGCATCGAGAAGATGCTGAGAAGCATTTAAAAGCTGGTGCTAAAAAAGTGCTCATCTCTGCTCCTGCAACTGATGAAGATGTTGCGATTATTCCGGGCGTTAATGATGCAATGTACGATGCAAAAAAGCATACCATTGTTTCGCTTGGCAGTTGTACCACAAACGCAGTGTTTCCATTACTCAAAGTGTTGCACGATTCATGTGGGCTTGAGCAAGCAATGATGATGACGACGCACGCGTACACCAATACGCAGGTGCTTCTTGATGTTGAGGCAAAAGATCCGCGAATTTCGCGCGCAGCAGCACTCAATATTATTCCAACTTCAACAGGCGCTGCAAAAATGGTGCCCAAAGTGATGCCAGAACTAACAGGAAAAGTAGAAATGTCTTCAGTCCGCGTTCCGGTTGGCAAAGTTTCATTAATTGAGCTGACGTTTATATCGACAAAAAAATTGTCAGCAGAAATAATAAATAATGCATTTACAGATGCATCAAAAAAATCTATGCGCGGCATTATTGAAGTCGAAACCAAACCATTAGTTTCTTCAGATTTTTCAGGAAATAGTTCATCAGTAATACTTGATGCACTGCTTACGCGCTCCTTGGGAACACTTTCATCGGTGTTTGGATGGTACGATAACGAATGGGGCTACAGCTGTCGATTAAAAGATTTTTTGCTTAGATTATCTTAA
- a CDS encoding ankyrin repeat domain-containing protein: MFKKILFISLFAVMPLLAQQQNQSYWNRFAPTAAAFQKSFMRPFVGFKVAMNKYNPFRSLAFSMFVPVTMAESTTNCDTLKKMFEKDLANMKKVFGKPFDLYAYANCPELLAKAAHEGIDVNKTHFHRQTAMHEAVEKGNFQSVKVLIAHNGNVNARDGFGDTPLHKAARNNNFSMINYLVDNGAAIDARNEDNDRPIDIALMNHKLYATERLLERGARFDKVDLKKLSSTEQRSCDQQKALFTREKTDQIFTELEKVNKEIRELGGCTINSTDQKLAEGCETALRNHKKWKANADAYFRMQSTCETAQKWQALVDQYVTKKQ, encoded by the coding sequence ATGTTTAAAAAAATACTATTTATTTCACTCTTTGCGGTAATGCCGCTTTTGGCTCAGCAACAAAATCAATCATATTGGAATCGCTTTGCACCGACCGCTGCAGCATTTCAAAAATCATTCATGCGTCCATTTGTTGGATTTAAAGTTGCAATGAACAAATATAACCCATTTAGATCATTAGCCTTTTCAATGTTTGTACCCGTAACGATGGCCGAATCAACAACCAATTGTGATACGTTGAAAAAAATGTTTGAAAAAGATCTAGCAAATATGAAAAAGGTTTTTGGTAAACCATTTGATCTTTATGCGTACGCCAACTGCCCCGAATTGCTTGCAAAGGCTGCTCATGAAGGGATAGATGTAAATAAAACACATTTTCATCGTCAGACTGCAATGCATGAGGCTGTAGAAAAAGGAAATTTTCAATCGGTTAAAGTTCTCATTGCTCATAATGGCAATGTAAATGCGCGAGACGGCTTTGGCGATACTCCTCTGCATAAGGCCGCGCGCAATAATAATTTTTCTATGATCAATTATTTAGTCGATAATGGTGCAGCTATTGATGCACGCAACGAAGATAATGATCGACCTATTGACATTGCTCTAATGAATCACAAATTATATGCAACGGAACGTTTACTTGAAAGAGGCGCTCGCTTTGATAAAGTAGATTTAAAAAAACTTAGTAGTACGGAACAAAGATCTTGCGATCAACAAAAAGCGCTCTTTACTCGCGAGAAAACTGATCAAATATTTACCGAGCTAGAAAAAGTGAATAAAGAAATTAGGGAGCTTGGTGGATGCACAATAAATTCTACTGACCAGAAATTAGCAGAGGGATGCGAAACTGCGCTTCGAAATCACAAAAAATGGAAAGCGAATGCTGACGCATATTTTCGAATGCAATCAACATGCGAGACTGCTCAAAAATGGCAAGCACTAGTTGACCAATACGTCACAAAAAAACAATAA